From a single Brassica rapa cultivar Chiifu-401-42 chromosome A01, CAAS_Brap_v3.01, whole genome shotgun sequence genomic region:
- the LOC103851204 gene encoding ATP synthase subunit b', chloroplastic: MANSIMASSKPLISLSSSTQPTRVNLPKSIKLPQIPKPISSSSSSSSLSSKALSFSSATVKSLALIAALAPPSMAEAMEKAQLFDFNLTLPIIVVEFLFLMFALDKVYYSPLGNFMDKRDGEIKEKLASVKDTSTEVKALDEQAAAVMRAARAEIAAALNKMKKETEVEVEQQLAVGRKKVEAELQEALASLEKQKEETIKALDSQIAALSEDIVKKVLPS; encoded by the exons ATGGCTAACTCGATAATGGCTTCCTCCAAACCCCTCATCTCCCTCTCCTCCTCCACTCAACCAACCCGCGTCAACCTCCCCAAATCCATCAAACTCCCCCAGATCCCCAAAcccatctcctcctcctcctcatcctccTCCCTCAGCAGCAAGGCTCTGTCTTTCTCCTCCGCCACCGTAAAGTCTCTAGCTTTAATCGCCGCCCTCGCTCCCCCTTCCATGGCCGAAGCGATGGAGAAGGCCCAGCTCTTCGACTTCAACCTGACGCTCCCGATCATCGTCGTGGAGTTTCTCTTCCTCATGTTCGCGCTCGACAAAGTCTACTACTCTCCCCTCGGGAACTTTATGGATAAGAGAGACGGTGAGATTAAGGAGAAGCTCGCGAGCGTGAAGGATACTTCCACTGAGGTGAAGGCGCTCGATGAACAGGCGGCTGCTGTGATGAGGGCGGCTAGGGCTGAGATCGCCGCCGCGCTTAacaagatgaagaaggagacgGAG GTGGAGGTGGAGCAGCAGCTGGCGGTAGGGAGGAAGAAGGTGGAGGCGGAGCTGCAGGAAGCTTTGGCGAGCTTGGAGAAGCAGAAGGAGGAGACCATTAAGGCTCTTGATTCTCAGATCGCTGCTCTTAGTGAAGACATTGTCAAGAAGGTTCTTCCTTCTTAA
- the LOC103851176 gene encoding E3 ubiquitin-protein ligase KEG yields the protein MDSKIAPQKPDDSEYEIIEGGSESALATGASPWMNSATLKLRHRIGRGPFGDVWLATHHQSTEDYDEHHEVAIKMLHPIKEDQRKVVVDKFEDLFSKCQGVESVCMLRGVSSISGRICIIMKFYEGCVGDKMARLKGGKLSLPDVLRYGVDLVTGILELHSKGFLILNLKPSNFLLSDNDKAILGDVGVPYLLLSIPLPSSDMTMRLGTANYMAPEQWQPELRGPMSFETDSWGFGCSVVEMLTGVQPWSGKSADEIYDLVVRKQEKISIPSGVPPPLENLLRGCFMYDLRSRPSMTDILHVLKSLQDSEEEEVWRGIDSREIRKSSAALGYTEWFLSKDQLRVGDTVRSRKPANSFKHENMDVPEGTVVGLERDTDPDEFALVKVHGVHDPLRVHVSVLERVTNGLAAGDWVRLKDGEDKRHSLVGVIHSIDREGNVAVGFIGLPTLWKGTSSQLQMAKGYSVGQFVKIKANVVIPRFKWMRKGRGIWATGRISKVLPNGCLEVEFPGALPFGEEHGSSCLADPAEVEIVDFNTCEGVVKKYQHLEDFHWAVRPLLIAMGLLTAMKLGLLVGKKAGRSKDGKQRDGSGGQGGDCQIVDGQDSGKSKWLVFSV from the exons ATGGATTCAAAGATAGCTCCTCAGAAGCCTGATGATTCTGAGTACGAGATCATTGAAGGTGGCTCCGAGAGCGCTTTAGCAACCGGTGCTAGCCCCTGGATGAACTCTGCAACTTTGAAGCTTCGCCACCGGATTGGAAGAGGTCCATTTGGTGACGTTTGGTTGGCTACTCATCATCAGTCTACCGAGGACTACGATGAGCATCATGAAGTCGCCATCAAAATGCTTCATCCCATCAAGGAGGATCAGAGGAAGGTTGTGGTTGATAAGTTTGAGGATTTGTTTTCCAAGTGTCAGGGGGTTGAGAGTGTCTGTATGCTCCGTGGTGTCTCTAGTATCAGTGGAAGG ATATGTATTATCATGAAGTTCTATGAGGGCTGTGTTGGTGACAAGATGGCTAGGCTTAAAGGAGGAAAGCTTTCACTGCCTGATGTGTTGAG GTACGGCGTTGATCTGGTTACAGGGATCCTGGAGCTGCACTCAAAAGGGTTTCTGATTCTTAATCTCAAGCCCTCTAACTTTCTTCTCAGTGATAACGACAAGGCCATCCTCGGAGACGTTGGAGTCCCTTATCTCCTTCTTAGCATCCCTCTGCCGAGTTCTGATATGACAATGAGGCTTGGAACTGCAAACTACATGGCTCCAGAGCAGTGGCAACCGGAATTAAGAGGTCCCATGTCCTTTGAGACTGATTCTTGGGGGTTTGGATGCAGCGTTGTGGAGATGCTGACCGGTGTACAGCCTTGGTCTGGCAAATCCGCCGATGAGATTTACGACTTAGTGGTCAGGAAGCAAGAAAAGATTAGCATCCCCAGTGGTGTACCGCCTCCTCTGGAGAATCTACTTAGAGGTTGCTTTATGTATGATCTTCGAAGCAGACCATCGATGACAGACATCTTACACGTCTTGAAGAG CTTGCAGGACTCAGAGGAGGAAGAGGTGTGGAGAGGCATTGACAGTAGAGAGATCAGGAAGAGCTCGGCTGCTCTCGGTTACACAGAATGGTTTCTTTCAAAGGATCAACTCCGAGTGGGCGACACGGTGCGTTCAAGAAAGCCTGCCAATTCTTTTAAGCATGAGAACATGGATGTGCCAGAAGGAACAGTGGTTGGTCTAGAACGTGACACCGATCCAGATGAGTTTGCTCTCGTTAAAGTCCATGGTGTTCATGATCCGTTAAGAGTTCATGTCTCTGTTCTTGAACGGGTAACTAACGGCTTAGCTGCTGGAGATTGGGTGCGTCTGAAGGATGGAGAAGACAAGAGGCACTCTCTTGTTGGTGTTATACATTCAATAGACCGTGAGGGTAATGTAGCTGTTGGGTTTATAGGGCTGCCAACTCTCTGGAAAGGAACTTCATCGCAGCTTCAGATGGCTAAAGGATACAGTGTGGGTCAGTTCGTGAAGATCAAAGCCAATGTCGTCATCCCAAGATTCAAGTGGATGCGTAAAGGTAGAGGGATTTGGGCAACGGGCAGGATCTCTAAGGTTTTACCAAACGGTTGCCTCGAGGTGGAGTTCCCTGGAGCGTTGCCTTTCGGAGAGGAACATGGAAGCAGCTGTCTTGCGGATCCAGCTGAAGTGGAGATTGTGGACTTCAACACATGTGAAGGAGTTGTGAAAAAGTATCAGCATCTGGAGGACTTTCACTGGGCTGTGAGACCTTTGCTGATTGCCATGGGTCTGTTGACAGCGATGAAGTTGGGGTTGTTAGTTGGGAAGAAAGCAGGAAGATCAAAGGATGGGAAACAGAGGGATGGCTCTGGTGGACAAGGTGGTGATTGTCAGATTGTTGATGGTCAGGACTCTGGCAAATCAAAGTGGCTTGTGTTCAGTGTTTAA